A genomic stretch from Motacilla alba alba isolate MOTALB_02 chromosome 29, Motacilla_alba_V1.0_pri, whole genome shotgun sequence includes:
- the PCBP2 gene encoding poly(rC)-binding protein 2, with amino-acid sequence MDTGVIEGGLNVTLTIRLLMHGKEVGSIIGKKGESVKKMREESGARINISEGNCPERIITLAGPTNAIFKAFAMIIDKLEEDISSSMTNSTAASRPPVTLRLVVPASQCGSLIGKGGCKIKEIRESTGAQVQVAGDMLPNSTERAITIAGIPQSIIECVKQICVVMLESPPKGVTIPYRPKPSSSPVIFAGGQDRYSSGSASYPHTAPSMCLNSDLEGPPQEATRQPLHGNELGPIPAWAAVLPVTWK; translated from the exons ATGGACACCGGAGTCATCGAAGGGGGTCTCAATGTCACGCTCACCATCCGGCTACTCATGCACGGAAAG GAGGTGGGAAGCATCATTGGGAAG AAAGGGGAGTCTGTGAAGAAGATGCGTGAGGAG AGCGGAGCTCGCATCAACATCTCGGAAGGGAACTGCCCCGAGCGGATCATCACCCTCGCGGGACCCACCAACGCCATCTTCAAAGCTTTTGCGATGATCATTGACAAACTGGAAGAG GACATCAGCAGCTCCATGACCAACAGCacggctgccagccggcccccgGTCACCCTCCGGCTCGTGGTGCCCGCCAGCCAGTGCGGGTCCCTCATTGGCAAGGGAGGCTGCAAGATCAAGGAGATCCGAGAG AGCACGGGGGCACAGGTCCAGGTGGCAGGGGACATGCTGCCCAACTCGACTGAGCGAGCCATCACCATCGCTGGGATCCCACAGTCCATCATCGAGTGCGTCAAACAGATCTGCGTCGTCATGCTTGAG TCTCCCCCGAAGGGTGTCACCATCCCGTACCGACCCAAGCCATCCAGCTCTCCCGTCATCTTTGCAGGCGGCCAG GACAGGTACAGCAGCGGCAGTGCGAGCTACCCCCACACCGCCCCATCCATGTGCCTCAACTCTGACTTGGAGGGACCACCTCAGGAG GCCACCCGGCAGCCACTGCATGGCAACGAACTTGGGCCAattccagcctgggctgcagttCTTCCGGTGACCTGGAAGTGA
- the AMHR2 gene encoding LOW QUALITY PROTEIN: anti-Muellerian hormone type-2 receptor (The sequence of the model RefSeq protein was modified relative to this genomic sequence to represent the inferred CDS: deleted 2 bases in 2 codons), giving the protein MGRPGPHNLTCVSYKHPSVRGALGGAGGAAAGAVRCPPGQCCVGIWNRSHALVQGCWGGRGDACPSATCAPSPAGHPGSSVLLCLCHGHLCNGNATGTAATGTAGGPGGPRQGPVPGPGGSSGTLWLLGASPLLLILLICLGVLGLRWTRARTGQPPRGGQRIGVPPEPPSPDLPALRFLQVLQSGRFSAVWRGTLRQRPVAIKAFAAGAGRRFAAERAVHALPLMEHENVARLLHARAAAPPARGGLLVLQLYPAGSLRHFLGQHVGTWAGSVRLALSLARGLAFLHQELWRDGLYKPSVVHRDLSSQNVLVREDGTCAIGDFGLALALPPRAQDSTGSRHAVAIRKAGTQRYLAPEILDESLDLRAWGRALRQADVYALALLLWEILSRCQALSPGAPVPPFRLAYEAELGSSPTGAQLRRLAADERRRPLIPPAWHRAPQPGGALPELLEDCWDPDPEARLSAERALQRLQRLAAGPAPAPGDPGPGAAPPQVLESPTMWNPGAGTGGRPRLGGLP; this is encoded by the exons ATGGGGCGCCCAg GCCCGCACAACCTGACCTGCGTGTCCTACAAGCACCCGAGCGTGCGG GGCGCGCtggggggcgcggggggcgcggcggcCGGCGCCGTGCGCTGCCCCCCCGGGCAGTGCTGCGTGGGCATCTGGAACCGCAGCCACGCTCTGGTGCAGG gctgctggggaggccGGGGGGACGCCTGTCCCTCGGCCACCtgcgcccccagccccgcgggaCACCCCGGCAGCTCcgtgctgctgtgcctgtgccacgGCCACCTCTGCAACGGCAACGCCACCGGGACAGCGGCGACAGGCACGgccggggggccgggggggccccGCCAGGGCCCAG tgcccGGCCCGGGGGGGTCCTCGGGGACGCTGTGGCTGCTGGGCGCCAGCcccctcctcctcatcctgctcATCTGCCTGGGCGTCCTCG GACTGCGCTGGACCAGGGCCCGCACGGGGCAGCCACCGCGGGGGGGGCAGAGAATCGGGGTCCCTCCGGAGCCCCCCAGCCCGGACCTGCCTGCGCTGCGCTTCCTGCAG GTGCTGCAGTCGGGGCGCTTCTCGGCCGTGTGGCGGGGCACGCTGCGCCAGCGGCCCGTGGCCATCAAGGCGTTCGCGGCCGGGGCCGGCCGGAGGTTCGCGGCCGAACGCGCCGTGCACGCCCTGCCGCTGATGGAGCACGAGAACgtggccaggctgctgcacgCCCGGGCGGCCGCGCCCCCGGCCCGAGGGgggctcctggtgctgcagctctaCCCGGCC ggctccctgcgCCACTTCCTGGGGCAGCACGTGGGGACCTGGGCGGGCAGCGTGCGCCTGGCGCTGTCCCTGGCCCGCGGCCTGGCCTTCCTGCATCAGGAGCTGTGGCGTGACG GGCTGTACAAGCCCAGCGTGGTGCACCGGGACCTGAGCAGCCAGAACGTGCTGGTGCGGGAGGACGGCACCTGCGCCATCGGCGACTTCGGGCTGGCGCTGGCGCTGCCACCGCGCGCCCAGGACAGCACGGGCAGCCGGCACGCCGTGGCCATCCGGAAG GCGGGCACGCAGCGGTACCTGGCACCCGAGATCCTGGACGAGAGCCTGGACCTGCGGGCCTGGGGCCGGGCGCTGCGCCAGGCCGACGTCTACGCGCTGgcgctgctgctctgggagatcCTGTCCCGCTGCCAGGCCCTGAGCCCCG GAGCCCCGGTGCCGCCGTTCCGGCTGGCGTACGAGGCCgagctgggctccagccccaccGGGGCGCAGCTCCGCCGCTTGGCCGCGGACGAGAGGCGGCGGCCGCTCATCCCGCCCGCCTGGCACCGCGCCCCCCAG CCCGGGGGGGCTCTGCCGGAGCTGCTGGAGGATTGCTGGGAC CCCGACCCCGAGGCGCGGCTCTCGGCCGAGCGGGCGCTGCAGCGGCTCCAGCGCTTGGCCGCGGGGCCCGCACCGGCCCCGGGGGACCCCGGCCCGGGGGCCGCCCCCCCCCAG gtgCTGGAGTCTCCCACCATGTGGAACCCTGGTGCAGGTACAGGGGGACGCCCCAGACTGGGGGGGCTGCCTTGA